From the Chloroflexus aurantiacus J-10-fl genome, one window contains:
- a CDS encoding PA14 domain-containing protein, whose product MRTRSLRPWWLSFGLIALLLLSVVRPITPAQAQNQEQNLIMSGDPNLPASVYVLAYNTSTYGIYFLRDDAWHLVTAVPVSSVTVDRVIAKLSPDRQRVAYMVIDGDTGNSAIFVTDLYGLDTTLIYASEDPALAATSFAWYGDQVAYTLARGPFAGEADANAINRMEQAAVASFAGELWLSSADGQTHEQIVGEGVGQIVAGIADTGTLFYTVVNTETQSLVGLNSIDVDDGTVRDLLRNDDDTIYLSFDIVQTAPNTTRIAAVTTSSLFSTVPESGTSLLTANLDGSNVQEVYSDPRDIGAAVWSPQGDRVAIARRSTGEVLVHDLQTDTTQTLTVSVQTNGLQWSEDGSALIGLPALDSVANPFTKGLVVFGLDNTELASVETQATATTLYSRYIVPGFDPTTYAPYVHQKIDTPANFTGKNQSCGTASTVMVLASLGKVRGDLGNLVVQFHHGHYYNGTYVPSSSFGREPSERALRLYGIDQKGGPPYNSDTQQHHIYTLQGVIYALERGHAVIAGTNLSSVGHIVVIIGYERAGNEVRLIVNDPAGNANNRRTYGTLRDGAGVVYTWEQMTATYPGFFWAFKVNAIASTGSVVDASQWRGEYFNNTSLSGSPVLVRGDNTINFNWETGAPAPGVQADNFSVRWTKKVRVDRSGVYRFTTASDDGLRIYVNGRLVLNQWQPRSFTPSATDVYLAAGEHVIKVEYYEVVRTAAVRVNWQYHTPAMVWTGSYYSNRFLQGTPALTRNDPAINFNWGLGSPDPALPPDNFSVRWQRSLFLPGGAWQFYTRSDDGSRVFLNGNLILSQWWDHAARSAYSSYYRLNPGTHNLIVDFYENSSVASMEFAFWPRVFAEYWSNRNFSGTYRSEVLNTVSKNWGLGGPHASNQDNFSSRFTWPVSLRGGTYRICVRSDDGFRFKVDGQVKFERWRDSVGQTCANVAISAGWRTFQIEHYEATGLAYLEVTWGRADGTWYGIAQPSALSSAQMGAQGVALTQQSNTGDEVETYFQLLHEQGTLGLGLEAEQQEPSASFIVRVPLVQR is encoded by the coding sequence ATGCGTACACGCTCTCTCCGTCCATGGTGGCTATCGTTTGGGTTGATTGCACTGCTCCTGCTCAGTGTAGTGCGGCCAATCACGCCAGCACAAGCCCAAAATCAGGAGCAAAATCTCATCATGTCTGGTGATCCCAATCTGCCGGCCAGTGTCTATGTGTTGGCGTACAATACCTCGACCTACGGCATCTATTTCTTGCGCGATGATGCCTGGCATCTGGTTACGGCTGTTCCGGTCAGTTCCGTCACCGTTGATCGGGTGATTGCGAAGCTCTCCCCAGATCGGCAACGAGTGGCGTATATGGTGATTGATGGTGATACCGGGAATAGTGCGATCTTCGTGACCGATCTCTACGGTCTGGATACAACCCTCATCTACGCCAGTGAGGATCCGGCACTGGCGGCGACCTCATTCGCCTGGTATGGCGATCAGGTTGCTTATACGCTGGCCCGTGGCCCCTTCGCTGGCGAAGCTGATGCAAACGCCATCAACCGCATGGAACAGGCAGCCGTGGCCAGCTTCGCCGGTGAACTGTGGCTGAGCAGCGCCGATGGTCAGACCCACGAGCAGATTGTGGGTGAGGGTGTAGGGCAGATAGTGGCCGGGATTGCTGACACTGGCACGCTGTTCTATACCGTCGTCAATACCGAAACGCAGAGTCTGGTCGGTCTCAACAGCATTGATGTTGACGATGGTACCGTGCGCGATCTGCTCCGCAACGACGACGATACCATTTACCTCTCATTCGATATTGTCCAGACCGCTCCTAACACGACGCGCATTGCGGCTGTGACCACCAGTTCGCTCTTCTCCACCGTTCCTGAGAGTGGTACCAGCCTGTTGACGGCGAATCTTGATGGTAGTAACGTTCAAGAGGTCTACAGCGACCCGCGTGATATTGGCGCTGCGGTCTGGTCACCGCAGGGTGACAGGGTGGCGATTGCCCGGCGCTCGACCGGTGAGGTGCTCGTCCACGATTTGCAGACGGATACAACCCAAACCCTGACGGTCTCGGTGCAGACGAACGGTCTCCAGTGGAGTGAGGATGGTTCGGCGCTGATCGGCTTGCCAGCGCTCGATAGTGTGGCCAATCCTTTCACCAAAGGACTGGTTGTCTTTGGTCTGGATAACACGGAACTGGCTTCAGTTGAAACCCAGGCTACGGCAACGACGCTGTACAGTCGGTATATCGTGCCCGGTTTCGACCCAACGACGTATGCACCGTATGTGCATCAGAAAATCGATACACCGGCGAATTTTACCGGTAAAAACCAATCGTGTGGCACAGCATCCACAGTCATGGTGCTGGCCAGTCTAGGCAAAGTACGCGGTGATCTCGGCAACCTTGTCGTGCAATTCCACCACGGCCATTACTACAACGGCACCTATGTGCCGTCATCCTCATTCGGACGCGAACCCTCAGAACGGGCACTCCGCCTGTATGGCATTGATCAAAAGGGTGGTCCTCCCTACAATAGCGATACGCAGCAGCACCATATCTACACACTCCAGGGGGTAATCTACGCGCTCGAACGCGGTCATGCGGTCATTGCCGGCACCAATCTTTCCAGCGTCGGCCATATCGTAGTGATTATTGGTTATGAGCGGGCCGGCAATGAGGTGCGACTGATCGTCAACGATCCGGCAGGGAATGCCAATAACCGCCGTACCTATGGTACTTTGCGGGATGGGGCAGGGGTGGTGTACACCTGGGAACAGATGACCGCAACTTATCCTGGCTTCTTCTGGGCATTTAAAGTCAACGCCATTGCCAGCACCGGTTCGGTGGTCGACGCTTCGCAATGGCGTGGCGAATACTTCAACAATACGTCACTATCCGGGAGCCCGGTGTTAGTGCGGGGTGACAACACGATTAATTTTAACTGGGAGACTGGCGCACCAGCTCCTGGGGTACAGGCCGACAACTTCTCGGTACGCTGGACAAAAAAGGTGCGTGTTGATCGGAGTGGTGTGTATCGCTTCACCACCGCTTCTGATGATGGTTTGCGGATCTATGTTAATGGAAGGCTGGTGCTGAATCAATGGCAACCGCGATCCTTTACCCCTTCGGCCACTGACGTTTACCTCGCGGCCGGTGAGCATGTGATTAAAGTTGAGTATTATGAGGTAGTGCGTACTGCTGCGGTACGGGTAAACTGGCAATACCATACACCTGCCATGGTATGGACAGGATCGTATTATAGCAATCGCTTCCTGCAAGGAACACCGGCACTCACGCGCAATGATCCCGCTATCAATTTCAACTGGGGCTTGGGCAGCCCAGACCCTGCATTGCCACCTGATAATTTCTCGGTGCGCTGGCAGCGTTCACTCTTCCTGCCCGGTGGTGCCTGGCAGTTCTACACGCGCAGTGATGATGGCAGCCGGGTCTTTCTGAATGGCAATCTGATTTTGAGTCAATGGTGGGATCACGCAGCACGGTCGGCGTATTCATCCTACTACCGCCTCAATCCCGGCACACACAACCTGATAGTTGATTTCTACGAAAATAGTAGTGTGGCTTCGATGGAATTTGCCTTCTGGCCGAGGGTGTTCGCCGAATATTGGAGTAACCGTAATTTCAGCGGAACCTACCGCTCGGAAGTTCTCAATACGGTGAGCAAGAATTGGGGATTAGGCGGACCGCATGCGTCCAATCAAGACAACTTCTCGTCACGCTTCACCTGGCCGGTATCGCTCAGAGGCGGAACGTATCGTATCTGCGTCAGATCCGATGATGGCTTCCGGTTTAAGGTTGATGGGCAGGTGAAGTTTGAACGCTGGCGTGATAGCGTGGGGCAGACCTGTGCCAATGTGGCTATCAGTGCCGGTTGGCGAACATTCCAGATCGAGCACTACGAAGCCACTGGCCTGGCATATCTGGAAGTGACCTGGGGCCGTGCTGATGGGACGTGGTACGGTATTGCGCAGCCATCGGCACTGTCATCAGCGCAGATGGGTGCTCAGGGTGTTGCGCTGACCCAGCAAAGCAATACCGGCGATGAGGTTGAGACATATTTCCAACTGCTGCACGAACAGGGCACGCTTGGATTAGGTCTCGAAGCCGAGCAGCAGGAGCCGTCGGCCAGCTTTATCGTGCGTGTACCGTTGGTTCAGCGTTAG